The genomic region AGAAACTTCTATTGAAATCTCCATCACCGACAGAGATCCAGACTAGCCAGCTGAAGCGCCATCCACCACAAAGTATCGTCACCGCAGACACCACCGCCAACCCATAACAACAACCCGATCATAGCCATTAACAAGAGATAGTCAGCACCAAAGAGGGATTAGCCAACTACCAGGAAGAAGCTCGGGGAAACCCACGAGCAACACTGTCGAAAACGATAGATAGCAAGAAGAATGTGGTGGTGTTGGAAGCACCTGagtcaagaaaaaaaatcccaacTCTACACACGAACTCAAGGGGAAAAGAGGTTGAAGATCGGACTGAGGGAGAGATGGGGAGAGGGATACCGACGGAAATAGAACAGGACAGGCTAGAGAGAAAATTGGGGAGAAACATCAGGAgaagcgaaaaaaaaaaaaagaagaaaagaggaaagtGGACACAGTAGAGAAGGGGAAAAGaggagaaaacaaaagaaagagaaaaagggcAACCGACTCCAACCAAAACTAGAGTCGGCGCCAGAAATGGTGGGCAAGATGGAAACCCTCACAAAAAGGGGGGAACGACTCTCACGGAAGGAGAGATTTTGGACTTTTGGATGGTTCTTGTTCGAAGTTATGAAGATCAATAATGTAATACTATGGTTATGACAATTTCCATGAGCATGACAGGATTGTCTGCAGTTGCCGGCCACTTCCATATGTTCTACATAAACAATCATTCCtcatgatcttttttttttggaaagccTCGAtacaagagaaattttattgatGACAAATTATACTTAATTAGAGAGACATAACTTTATTCTTCATAAAATgagacaacaaaaacaaaatacacaaaaaagaaGGGGGGCAGAAACTTACCCCTCTAGaaatgaaaataagaaaaataccaagaaaaaaaaaaggacatgaAACCTAACCCCTGTAAAACCATTCTAAAGGTGTTCTTCATGATCTTACTTGATAGCATGTTTTTCGAAGATGCTTACAATCATGCGCTTTGGATTATGTATAAGTTGCACTAACTATAAGCTACATTCAAATCCACAGGCATTAATACACCAAGCAGTACAAGAATTATTGGTAATTCTGGTCTTCGTAGTTCAAAGTGAGCGTAGCACTACCTGAATCCCGTGTTGTGGCCGAACGGTAAGATACACAAAGGGCATGTGAACATAACCCGGGGAAAGGGTGAATGTGTATCGTTGAAGAATCATTGACAGAGTAAGCTTTGCTTGAATGGTGGCAAAGTTCAAACCCACACAACTTCGAGGTCCCATTCCAAAGGGTAAGAATGCGCCGGCGTGGTTGTTAGTTGCATTAGCAACCCCCTCCGAGAATCGTTCTGGTTTGAAAACGTGCACATCTTGTCCCCAGATTTGAGGATCATGATGAAGTGCTAGAGGTGAGATAATCAATTCAAGATTTGCAGGTACAATAACCTCTCCCAGTCTGACTTTCCTTCCGACTTTTCTCGGAAGAGAAACAACAGGGGAATATAACCTTAGAGACTCATTGATGATCATACTCATCTGCAtgaatcaaaatgaaaatttgacaaCGAATCGGGATTTCGAACTTAATCGAAGAAATATTTCTGCCACTCGGACAAGCAGGATTTAATTGCGTTTTGAGTTTCTCACCGTTTTTAGTTTTGCAATGCCATCAGGATTTGGAGTTTGCTTGCCAAACAATTGCATGACCTCCTTTCTTGCTTCCTCTTGCCAATCCGTATGGAGTGCGAGAAGAAAGACAGTCCAACCAAGCAAAGTATTAACAGTTTCCTGTCCAGCAACGTAAAACGTCTTGCACTCATCAACCAAATTGTCCACCGAAATCCTCTGTTTGTCATTGGCATCGTGATGAGCTTTTACAAGTAATCCAAGAAAATCACTCCCATAGCTGTCGTCGTCTCCAGCAATTGCCTTATCTTCTCTTTTCTTAACAATCTCTATGATGGAGTCGCGAACTTCTTTTTCCAGTTTCTCAGATTCGATCTCATCGCTAGTTTTGAATAACTTACTGCAATATTGATCGAAACACTGAACATGAGAACATAATTAAACCTCCAAAATTCTTGTTGTGAATACTTCACTGCTGTGCAACAGATGGGTGAACAATCAAAGTAGAATGAATAAACGTTAAACGCTATTTGCGATTTAGTTAAAAAGAAAGTTACCTGATGAAAGGAACCCTGACTTTGTAAGCATTTTTGTATATTAGGAAGCCCAGCTTCATCAACTTATCGAAAATGTCCTTTCCTTCTATATAGCTACTGCCAAACGCTGTTTTAGAAATCACTTCTGAAGTCAACAATCTAAACTCTTCAAACACCTCCATCTCCTTTCCTTCATAATTTTTCCACCTTTCTAGCATCGTCTCAGCACTCGCTATCATTGCTGGAGCCATACcctaatttaaatataaaaaaataccaTCATGCTGTTAGCAGATTTAGCTTCGATTTGCTATTCTTCTATTTAAACAGTCGACACAGATATTACTATATAGTACTCTTCT from Pyrus communis chromosome 4, drPyrComm1.1, whole genome shotgun sequence harbors:
- the LOC137730720 gene encoding cytochrome P450 CYP749A22-like → MSSLGGLMVTFSSFLCVLLILVLIHKLWWTPKRIQKLMASQGIKGPPYKLIHGNTKQVTKMINEVTSRPKNFSHDILSVAQPHIHTWTKLYGKTYLEWHGSQGQLVITEPELCKEILNNKERAYPKQDPLSFVRKFIGDGLVTTIEVEKWSKLRKLATHGFNGESLKGMAPAMIASAETMLERWKNYEGKEMEVFEEFRLLTSEVISKTAFGSSYIEGKDIFDKLMKLGFLIYKNAYKVRVPFISKLFKTSDEIESEKLEKEVRDSIIEIVKKREDKAIAGDDDSYGSDFLGLLVKAHHDANDKQRISVDNLVDECKTFYVAGQETVNTLLGWTVFLLALHTDWQEEARKEVMQLFGKQTPNPDGIAKLKTMSMIINESLRLYSPVVSLPRKVGRKVRLGEVIVPANLELIISPLALHHDPQIWGQDVHVFKPERFSEGVANATNNHAGAFLPFGMGPRSCVGLNFATIQAKLTLSMILQRYTFTLSPGYVHMPFVYLTVRPQHGIQVVLRSL